The following DNA comes from Vigna radiata var. radiata cultivar VC1973A chromosome 4, Vradiata_ver6, whole genome shotgun sequence.
CTGAAAGGAAGAACGTCCAAATGCACTGTTTAGGCATAGCATATGACATGAAACAACCTAAGCAGTTTCTGTTGCCGGTTGGGTCACCCCAAACTTCACCAACAGCTTAGTTAGGTTTTCGGGGGAGCAAACTTGATACTTGACTTTTCCTGAGGGTGAGAGCAAAACCTCTGCAAGTTCAAGCTTTTCAGAGGTAAGACTTGTGCTGTCCATGGTTTTACTCAGTACCTTCAGTGCAAGTTGAACTGCTTCTTCCCTTGTGATATCATCCTTGTAGTCCTGTTTCAGAATTGACTGGGCAGCCTGATTGTTGGCACCAATAGCTGCAGCTTTCCAACCACCATAATTTCCACTGGGATCACTAGTGTAAAGCTGAAAGCCAAAATTCTTGTCCCAACCTGCAAAGAGGAAAGATACTCCAAATGGTCGAAGACCACCGAATTGTGTGTAACCTTGCTTGGTATCACAGAGAGATTGAACCAGCTGCTCAACAGGCATTGGCTCTTGGTAAGCGTATGCATAACGTTGTGCCTGGACCCTAGCAGTATTGATTAGGATGTTGGCATCAGACATAATTCCAGCAACGGCACATGCAACGTGATCATCAATCTTGTACATTTTCTCAGTGGAAGTTGAGGTTTGCAGCAGCTTAGATGTGACTTTCTTTTCGCCAACCAGAACAACCCCATCTTTAGACAATATCCCTATTGCAGTACCAGCATTCCCAATTGCTTCCATTGCATACTCTACCTGGTAAAGTCGTCCTTCCGGGGAGAAGATTGTTGTACGACTATCATATCTTCGAGACATGTTGATCTGAATTTTTAGTTCAGAACAAAGAAAATGAGAACAGAGAAATGAATAAAGTATAGctttggtaaaagaaaatacatgagaaaaggCACTCCTATTGAGCAAAAAGATAACCATTTAAGCAATTGTTATATTAATACCTTGTcatgaataaattaaatgacCACTTCAAATAATACCTCTATCTTCAAATAATACCTCTATCatcatgcattttttttgtcaatggttaattttttaaatcctcCCATGAATTAATTGTTAGCACTTATCTCTACATAGATTGCATGCTCAATAGaacaaacatcaaaataacAACTTGAGAAAACTAGAGTACTATACCACTTTTATGAGGTTGTATCACAGTTAAACTCCACTTTCTGAGATATGGGCATATTCTCTACATAGGAAGGAAGTCCAAATGCCCAACAAAACAAAGTACAAAACTAGTAATCATGGACTTCGAAACATTCTTACCTATAGTGTTCTTAATATTTTCAACTCCAAGAAAGTATAAGATATAAGTCTGCTATTTGTGGTCAGAGAATATCAAGCTTGcatagaaaattaagaaaagtgaAAGCATGATGTAACAACATCGAGACCATACTTAGGTTCTCATATAAAGCCAAGTATGTTCTGAAGACATGATGATAGGGTGTGGACTGTTACAAAGGTTTATTGGAGAAGAAATAAGGGAAATAGTAATAAAGATATTTGAGTTTGTTACACGTAGTTAGGAGTCAGTTACcatgttaacaaaaaaaaaaaaggagagcaAAGTTGGAGAGGATAGGAAATATATTGTTGGGAGGATTCTAGTTCCTCGAATAACAGAGCAATTACTTCCTGTCATATCTTACATTTTGGAATGAAACActgtcatttttctttcttctagaaattcattctttttttataatttctaatccAGTTTTTGTAAACTTGTATCAATGCTCTTTTCAGGCTTTGCGGGTATTACTTATGGTGAACTCAATAATGATAGAGTCACAATTTGAGGCCCTAGAGAGGACCATGGCAAATAGAGTTCAATTACCAAATGTATTTGGGTCAAAATTGGATGCAAGGCTGACCAAGACCAATGCGCAATACAGGAAATTTTAAAAGGTTAGCACATTCAGAACTGCAAGAGAAGATTAAAAACTGGTAGTTTTCTGGTCTTGatgcaaaatataatttaactcaTGTTTGTAACAACAAGCAACTCAATGTAACAACAAGCAACTCAATGTCCCGGTCATGTTAGAGGAAAAGGAGTAGGAGGAAGGTTCACATACAGAGGTTGTAATTACTGAAGAGCAGCAATAAATAACTCATCATACCTGCTCAATATAATGGGCTAACAAATCTCAGATATTTGACAGGGTAGGAACACGTATTGGTTCAGAAGGTGGtgatattatgtgattgtgGAGCAACTCACAGCTATACTTCCACGAAACTGGGGACCAAACTCCAGTTACCAGTAGTGGAGTGGATACAATCAATATTCATTTGAAGTTGGTGACAGCCATAAAATTGTGTGCAGAGGCAAGTATAAAGGGTTGTCAACAGAGTTACAAGAGTTGACagtacaacaaaaaaaatttcttatttagtttgggCAGAACTGATGTTGTTCTGGGGTATGGAGTGGCTAGAAAGTTTGGGAGATATCAATGCAAATTTTGATACTCTAACAaccttcaaattaaaaaattaatgaagaaaagaagttattGAAAGGTAAACTGAATTGGTCAAGACTGCTTGTTCTTTAAAAACAGTTAGAGGGGTCTTGCAAGAAAAAGGGACGGGACAGGGGTACATTCTGGAATGGAAGCAAATATTAGATAGaacaacaaagaaaaccaaGATTTAAGAGCGGATACAGATGGTCATTTATGAATATTCAAATGTTTTTCAAGCTAGAAGTAAACATCTATCTCCTCATAGGAAGCAAGATCATGTAATTTTACTAAAACCAGATTCTCAAATTTCAAGTAATAGACCATATAAATATCCCCACTACCAGAAGACAGATTGAAAGACGACCATAAATTCACAGAAAAGATAAACTCTCGTACCAATAGCTCCAAACAAACAACTGTGACATTCTGAAGCATCAATCAATGGTTGGGGCTTTAACTCTTCTATTTAAAAAGTAAgcaaattacattttaaaaatcacattaattaaacaaacaCATGCTAAGAAAAATGAGAGAATAAACCTCAGAGGACATGTGCTACTAACATAGAAACTCAGAAAAGGTCAGCAATCCAAAAATCACTTTAAAGATTTTACAGCCCAGACAGTAGATAAAGGGACAGCAAACACAAATCTTTCTTCCACAAAATCAATCACACAATAAACTCAAGTCTCATACTTATAAACCGGATCGTAACATGAATTCCATCAAACTTTATAACAAACAGATCCAATCTCTAAAATTGCCCTAAAAAATTTGGGGCAGAAATATTAGTCCTAGAAAATGTAAGAAGTTCACACTAGTGTAAGGAGCAACCACATATGTTTAACCATATTAACCCTCATACACTGAACAAATTAGTTCCTGAGAAAGACCAGCGTGACTCAAACTAGTGGAATCTCAGGAACTGGAATAGGGTTTTTGCCTTCTTGGTGGAACAAAATTGAGGATTTCCTAATGAATAAATCATCATCCATATTCGACAAATCAAGTATCCAACTCTTAGCCGAGACCCATAAAAAAGTGCAAATATGATTTCATCTACCGAATCGTATTTTTATTTCGAAGCGCACAGATTTTCCAGAATGCTAAGAATCTACTCTAACTTTTGTCAACGTTTTAGAAGGTGAAGTTTTTAAATACCCGGTTATTAGCATGGGGAAATACGATTCAGAAACCACAGGAACAGTGATATGGTAACAcaatcaaaaattttaaataaataaactttcaCTACATTTTAGAGAGAATGCGGGGAGATGAAAATTGCAGGATATAGAGGAAAGATAagcaaatacaaaaaaaaaattaccagaAATGGTGAAGGCGAAGACGATGATCGGAGAAcggagagaaagagagagggagagaggagagagaaggtATTAGCGCAGTGAGTGTTACTGAAGCTGAAAAGAGAACGAGAGAGAAAtcaaaaattagtaattttatagataattattttgtatattatgataataattaaatatataaaattatatttagaatttgtattaaagaaatatattagaacatagaaaacaaattttaagttCTTAATCGGCTTCTTTTCGTAAACTTCATTTAATGCTTATAATTATCTTAGGTTTAATTACTTTCATATTTCGGGTTGGggtttttcaaataatttttttttaattgagtttttaaaagtataaaattgaaacaattagtTTAGTGTCCTTAAATTGGATTAAAAGATTAACTTTCTCATTAGtttaacatgaaatattttaattatgaagtATAAAGAGAGGGTATTATGTGGAATTTGAATATacgaaatatttaaaaattaaggtTTGGTGATGGAAATTCAAACGTGACATTTGCAAAggctataaaattaaaagatgaacAATTAGGGAATTAGGGTTTGTTCTTGTTGGACTAAAATTGACAAGCAGTGGAGACGTAAGATGTAAGAATGTCTGTGGGTCATTCGTGTTCCTCTTCCACTTGTATTGAGTGtcgaaaacaatattttttgttagttCTCGTGAAGATGGAGGGTGAAACAGGAACGATGCATCACTAATTTGTCATTGTAGAGAGAAGTCTTTGTTAATGACTGTGAAAACCAGTAAGAATCGAGGGAAACAATTCTAAGGTTGATCTAAGTATAAGATTGGAAGTGAAAATATTGGACGCAACTACTTCAGATGGTGTAGTGATGGTGGATTTGACGAAAGTGTTAGCTGTGAGAAGTTGGAAGCAAAGGATGAGAGGTTGGTGAAGAGTGAAGAAAATGAGAGTGATAAAAAGATGATAGTTCATGTGGAGAAAGTTGTGATGGGTCTTCAAACATGGACGAAATTGTTCCTAAATGTTGTTAGTGTTCTATGTGTAATGGGTATTATTGTAGTTGCAATATTCATGGGAAGGACATGATATGTTGTTCTAGGTGTAATGTAAGCAAGTGAAATGTATTATTGTTGAACGTAATTAAGATATGTTATGTATTGTATTAATTGCATATGTTTAatgaaagatttgaaaataataaagatcaAATGGTTTGTCTGATTTAGTATATTGTGGTTCTGTTTTttgaagaagaagtggaagcaatttactttgcttttgtttacctaattcatatttaatagaAGACCAAATAACATATGACAATGAAATTCCTTGATAAACTATGAAGTGAAAGTAAAATTGGAACTAATTGTTATAAACCACAACAATTAAATGGAGGAaccaattattaattttgtgcCATCAAAAAATAGAGAAGCCaccttttaaattaaagtatcatagttattttttatcatcacaataaaattttgataataaaaatataaaattaaaataatttgtcatAAATCTATACTATTAtttgaaactttcttttttagtattcaatttttttaaagtaacatgttctctaaaatcaattttactacttttactaatatttttaaaatttaatcatttttttaatttgatattttcctttaaatttaaccattttcttAAACTCCACAAATGCACCTACGCTTGGTTGTGGGTTCGAGTCCCACGATGGGCGCCAAAATTTTTATGCTTCAAATTGATGGGGGTACCTATCAAAGGTACTTCGATGCAATTGACCTAGG
Coding sequences within:
- the LOC106758188 gene encoding proteasome subunit alpha type-4, whose protein sequence is MSRRYDSRTTIFSPEGRLYQVEYAMEAIGNAGTAIGILSKDGVVLVGEKKVTSKLLQTSTSTEKMYKIDDHVACAVAGIMSDANILINTARVQAQRYAYAYQEPMPVEQLVQSLCDTKQGYTQFGGLRPFGVSFLFAGWDKNFGFQLYTSDPSGNYGGWKAAAIGANNQAAQSILKQDYKDDITREEAVQLALKVLSKTMDSTSLTSEKLELAEVLLSPSGKVKYQVCSPENLTKLLVKFGVTQPATETA